A DNA window from Gigantopelta aegis isolate Gae_Host chromosome 4, Gae_host_genome, whole genome shotgun sequence contains the following coding sequences:
- the LOC121372080 gene encoding amino acid transporter AVT1A-like isoform X2, whose translation METDQIIIENTIQDLPVPQYGLTVFTAAVFMVGAMAGSGVLALPSAVSGAGWVGIALIFLCCFLSAYTGDILGKAWCLVQERYPEFRGHVRYPYPAIGQITYGKPGRLLVSFSINFTMFGVGVVFLLLASQNIHDLINDLNKDISFCYWLIIVAGLLAPLCWFGTPADFPFVAIGATTATSIACVVLFVNILLDKQDDHQVEHASPGFTSFFMAFGTICFAFGGHPVFPTFQTDMRDHKQFGKAVFLAYFILLLMYLPVATAGYFVYGDSANANILKTVSSGPMLYIVQILITVHLALGFIIVLNPICQEVEELLKIPKEFNWKRCISRTIIVGLVLFVAESIPHFGAILALVGGSTTTLLAYVLPSIFYMKLCRMEGDWDKVYIPLHTKVANYEIVLVGLVAGAAATYSAISGLASPDAFTLPCYVNIEKA comes from the exons TTACCTGTTCCACAATATGGCCTCACAGTATTCACTGCAGCGGTCTTTATGGTGGGAGCAATGGCGGGGTCCGGCGTTTTGGCCTTACCCAGTGCTGTTAGCGGCGCAG GCTGGGTTGGTATTGCGTTGATTTTTCTCTGCTGCTTCCTCTCAGCGTACACAGGGGACATCCTGGGCAAAGCCTGGTGTCTCGTGCAGGAACGCTACCCAGAATTCCGGGGCCACGTCAGATATCCGTACCCGGCGATTGGTCAGATCACGTACGGCAAGCCCGGAAG GTTGTTGGTGTCTTTCTCCATCAACTTCACCATGTTCGGAGTGGGCGTCGTCTTCCTGTTACTTGCGTCACAGAACATCCACGACCTCATCAACGACCTCAACAAGGACATCTCTTTCTGCTACTGGCTTATTATAGTTGCCGGGCTGCTGGCTCCATTGTGCTGGTTCGGCACACCCGCTGACTTCCC ATTTGTGGCCATTGGAGCGACGACGGCGACGTCGATCGCGTGTGTCGTTCTGTTCGTCAACATCTTGCTGGACAAGCAAGACGACCATCAGGTGGAGCACGCGTCGCCCGGGTTCACCTCGTTCTTCATGGCGTTCGGCACGATCTGCTTCGCGTTTGGCGGACACCCCGTCTTCCCCACGTTCCAGACAGACATGAGGGACCACAAGCAGTTTGGAAAAGCCGTGTTCTTAGCTTATTTTA TTCTTCTGCTGATGTACTTGCCTGTCGCCACAGCTGGTTACTTCGTGTATGGCGACTCCGCGAACGCCAACATCCTGAAGACTGTGTCGAGTGGCCCCATGTTGTACATAGTGCAGATCCTCATCACTGTCCATCTGGCCCTAGGCTTCATCATCGTCCTTAACCCGATCTGCCAGGAGGTCGAGGAGCTACTCAAAATACCTAAAG AGTTTAACTGGAAACGGTGTATCTCAAGAACTATAATTGTGGGACTCGTCCTGTTCGTGGCAGAGTCCATACCGCACTTCGGCGCCATCTTGGCACTTGTTGGCGGCTCGACGACGACACTGCTGGCGTATGTGTTACCGTCAATATTCTACATGAAGCTGTGTCGCATGGAAGGAGACTGGGATAAAGT GTATATTCCACTGCACACGAAGGTGGCCAACTATGAGATCGTGCTAGTGGGGCTGGTGGCTGGTGCCGCCGCTACATACTCCGCTATATCGGGCCTCGCCAGCCCCGACGCCTTCACCTTGCCGTGTTACGTGAACATCGAGAAAGCATAA
- the LOC121372080 gene encoding amino acid transporter AVT1A-like isoform X1, whose amino-acid sequence MAREKSLAEEINEATGQHSCKIQDKERMETDQIIIENTIQDLPVPQYGLTVFTAAVFMVGAMAGSGVLALPSAVSGAGWVGIALIFLCCFLSAYTGDILGKAWCLVQERYPEFRGHVRYPYPAIGQITYGKPGRLLVSFSINFTMFGVGVVFLLLASQNIHDLINDLNKDISFCYWLIIVAGLLAPLCWFGTPADFPFVAIGATTATSIACVVLFVNILLDKQDDHQVEHASPGFTSFFMAFGTICFAFGGHPVFPTFQTDMRDHKQFGKAVFLAYFILLLMYLPVATAGYFVYGDSANANILKTVSSGPMLYIVQILITVHLALGFIIVLNPICQEVEELLKIPKEFNWKRCISRTIIVGLVLFVAESIPHFGAILALVGGSTTTLLAYVLPSIFYMKLCRMEGDWDKVYIPLHTKVANYEIVLVGLVAGAAATYSAISGLASPDAFTLPCYVNIEKA is encoded by the exons TTACCTGTTCCACAATATGGCCTCACAGTATTCACTGCAGCGGTCTTTATGGTGGGAGCAATGGCGGGGTCCGGCGTTTTGGCCTTACCCAGTGCTGTTAGCGGCGCAG GCTGGGTTGGTATTGCGTTGATTTTTCTCTGCTGCTTCCTCTCAGCGTACACAGGGGACATCCTGGGCAAAGCCTGGTGTCTCGTGCAGGAACGCTACCCAGAATTCCGGGGCCACGTCAGATATCCGTACCCGGCGATTGGTCAGATCACGTACGGCAAGCCCGGAAG GTTGTTGGTGTCTTTCTCCATCAACTTCACCATGTTCGGAGTGGGCGTCGTCTTCCTGTTACTTGCGTCACAGAACATCCACGACCTCATCAACGACCTCAACAAGGACATCTCTTTCTGCTACTGGCTTATTATAGTTGCCGGGCTGCTGGCTCCATTGTGCTGGTTCGGCACACCCGCTGACTTCCC ATTTGTGGCCATTGGAGCGACGACGGCGACGTCGATCGCGTGTGTCGTTCTGTTCGTCAACATCTTGCTGGACAAGCAAGACGACCATCAGGTGGAGCACGCGTCGCCCGGGTTCACCTCGTTCTTCATGGCGTTCGGCACGATCTGCTTCGCGTTTGGCGGACACCCCGTCTTCCCCACGTTCCAGACAGACATGAGGGACCACAAGCAGTTTGGAAAAGCCGTGTTCTTAGCTTATTTTA TTCTTCTGCTGATGTACTTGCCTGTCGCCACAGCTGGTTACTTCGTGTATGGCGACTCCGCGAACGCCAACATCCTGAAGACTGTGTCGAGTGGCCCCATGTTGTACATAGTGCAGATCCTCATCACTGTCCATCTGGCCCTAGGCTTCATCATCGTCCTTAACCCGATCTGCCAGGAGGTCGAGGAGCTACTCAAAATACCTAAAG AGTTTAACTGGAAACGGTGTATCTCAAGAACTATAATTGTGGGACTCGTCCTGTTCGTGGCAGAGTCCATACCGCACTTCGGCGCCATCTTGGCACTTGTTGGCGGCTCGACGACGACACTGCTGGCGTATGTGTTACCGTCAATATTCTACATGAAGCTGTGTCGCATGGAAGGAGACTGGGATAAAGT GTATATTCCACTGCACACGAAGGTGGCCAACTATGAGATCGTGCTAGTGGGGCTGGTGGCTGGTGCCGCCGCTACATACTCCGCTATATCGGGCCTCGCCAGCCCCGACGCCTTCACCTTGCCGTGTTACGTGAACATCGAGAAAGCATAA